In Zunongwangia profunda SM-A87, the following proteins share a genomic window:
- a CDS encoding MmcQ/YjbR family DNA-binding protein produces the protein MDIDTFRDYCLAKKAVTEHLPFDPETLVFKVMGKMFALVSLDAVPLRVNLKCDPERALELREEYDGKIIAGYHMNKQHWNTMILDGEIPSQLIFELTDHSYHLIVNSLTKKQKKEFDQL, from the coding sequence ATGGATATAGATACCTTTAGAGATTATTGCCTGGCTAAAAAAGCGGTTACCGAGCATTTACCTTTTGATCCTGAAACCCTTGTCTTTAAAGTGATGGGGAAAATGTTTGCTTTGGTGTCATTAGACGCTGTTCCATTACGAGTGAATTTGAAATGTGATCCTGAAAGAGCTTTGGAACTTCGTGAAGAATACGATGGTAAAATCATAGCCGGATATCACATGAATAAACAACATTGGAACACCATGATTTTGGATGGTGAAATTCCATCCCAATTAATTTTTGAACTTACAGACCATTCGTATCATCTTATCGTTAATAGCCTAACGAAAAAACAAAAAAAAGAATTCGACCAATTATAA
- the ruvC gene encoding crossover junction endodeoxyribonuclease RuvC: MSEKIILGIDPGTTIMGFGLIKVKNKNMEFLQLNELQLKKYDDHYVKLKLIFERTIQLIDTFHPDEIAIEAPFFGKNVQSMLKLGRAQGVAMAAGLSREIPITEYLPKKIKMAITGNGNASKEQVAKMLQSMLKLKSLPKNLDSTDGLAAAVCHFYNSGQPNIGKSYTGWDAFVKQNPDKIR, from the coding sequence TTGAGCGAAAAGATCATTTTAGGAATCGACCCTGGAACCACCATTATGGGGTTTGGATTGATAAAGGTGAAGAATAAGAATATGGAGTTTTTGCAGCTGAATGAGCTTCAGCTAAAAAAGTATGATGATCACTACGTAAAACTTAAATTGATCTTTGAAAGAACCATACAGCTTATTGATACGTTTCATCCCGATGAAATCGCTATTGAAGCGCCGTTCTTTGGGAAAAATGTACAATCCATGCTAAAGTTGGGTAGAGCACAGGGAGTTGCGATGGCAGCAGGACTTTCACGTGAAATCCCGATTACCGAATATTTGCCAAAAAAAATAAAAATGGCCATAACCGGAAACGGAAATGCCAGTAAAGAACAGGTCGCTAAAATGCTGCAAAGCATGCTGAAGTTAAAATCCCTGCCTAAAAACCTGGATTCTACCGATGGTCTTGCCGCTGCAGTTTGCCATTTTTATAATTCTGGACAACCAAATATTGGTAAAAGTTACACTGGCTGGGACGCGTTTGTCAAGCAAAATCCAGACAAAATTCGGTAA
- the hemW gene encoding radical SAM family heme chaperone HemW: protein MSGIYIHIPFCKQACHYCDFHFSTSLKKKSELVSALQNELVLRKNELPNEPIKTIYFGGGTPSLLNLEELTAIFKTIYTEFTIAENPEITLEANPDDLSEEKINELANSKINRLSIGVQSFFEEDLKLMNRAHNAEEALNSIKLARSKFDNISVDLIYGIPGMSNERWQKNIQILLDLDIPHISSYSLTVEPNTALQKFIEKGKIKPVDDAAAAQHFETLRTVLKNAGFEHYEFSNYGKPGYFSQNNTAYWLGKPYLGIGPSAHSYDGNSRKWNIANNTLYIKAIERSELPLEVEELSITDRYNEYIMTRLRTYFGVDLVEVESKFGKEYLEYLKEQSVVLFEKEFLRIENNVMHITEKGTFLSDGIAADLFYID from the coding sequence ATGAGCGGAATCTACATTCACATCCCATTTTGTAAGCAGGCTTGTCATTACTGCGATTTTCATTTTTCAACTTCTTTAAAGAAGAAAAGTGAACTGGTAAGCGCTTTGCAAAATGAATTAGTGCTTCGTAAAAACGAGCTGCCAAATGAACCGATCAAAACCATTTATTTTGGTGGTGGTACGCCTAGCTTGCTGAATTTAGAGGAATTAACCGCCATTTTTAAAACGATCTATACTGAATTTACCATTGCTGAAAATCCGGAAATTACGCTGGAAGCCAATCCAGATGATCTTTCTGAAGAGAAAATAAATGAGTTGGCCAATTCAAAAATCAACCGACTAAGTATTGGGGTGCAATCATTTTTTGAAGAAGATCTCAAACTAATGAATCGTGCCCATAATGCTGAAGAAGCACTAAATTCTATAAAATTAGCCAGATCAAAATTCGATAATATTTCGGTCGATTTAATTTATGGGATCCCCGGAATGAGTAACGAGCGTTGGCAAAAGAATATTCAGATATTACTGGATTTGGATATTCCTCATATTTCCAGCTATTCGTTAACAGTCGAGCCTAATACCGCTTTGCAGAAATTCATTGAAAAAGGAAAAATAAAGCCGGTAGACGATGCTGCTGCGGCACAACATTTTGAAACTCTAAGAACAGTATTAAAAAATGCAGGCTTTGAGCATTATGAGTTTTCAAATTATGGAAAACCCGGTTATTTTTCACAAAACAATACCGCCTATTGGTTAGGAAAACCATATTTGGGCATTGGTCCTTCTGCACATTCTTACGACGGGAATAGCCGAAAATGGAACATTGCAAATAACACGCTTTACATAAAAGCTATCGAAAGGTCTGAACTGCCTTTGGAGGTTGAAGAATTAAGTATTACCGATCGTTACAACGAATATATTATGACCCGCTTACGAACGTATTTTGGTGTAGATCTGGTTGAAGTTGAGTCAAAATTCGGTAAAGAATATCTGGAATATTTAAAGGAACAGTCGGTTGTATTATTTGAAAAAGAGTTTTTAAGAATTGAAAATAACGTGATGCATATTACTGAAAAAGGAACCTTTTTAAGTGACGGCATTGCTGCCGATTTATTTTATATCGATTAA
- a CDS encoding glycosyltransferase: MTRKLNYSSFAKLRKSIFAINYHSVTETSPVREKEKMLMLIFVVLIALSYASLMIALKKGWSRLETPLYDYETPENRFSIVIPFRNEAENLPELLESLLLLNYPLELFEIFLVNDDSADDSEKIISEFIEKQPQFDLKVIQNSRSSNSPKKDAIKTAIEISKFDYILTTDADCKIPQNWLQSFNTEIIKSNPAMIAAPVTIEVNTPKFGTAFEALDFLSLQISGAGAFGLNRAFMANGANLCYKKEVFFNQNGFDGNSDIASGDDVFLLQKFIKQQLKVTFLKDKFVVVTTKPLNNFKKMVQQRIRWASKTSAYTSNFAKLIGIIVFIMNLAFSLSLLLGIFKLFPFPYFMILFLVKFNVDFVLLYNASQFFKQESLMRHYMISSVLHPFFSVYVAFLSLFGGYQWKGRTFKR, encoded by the coding sequence TTGACAAGGAAATTAAACTATTCCTCTTTTGCAAAGCTACGGAAATCTATCTTTGCGATAAATTACCACTCCGTTACCGAAACCTCACCGGTTCGGGAAAAAGAAAAAATGCTTATGTTGATATTTGTTGTTTTGATTGCACTTTCTTACGCTTCTTTAATGATTGCCTTAAAAAAAGGCTGGAGTAGATTAGAAACACCACTTTATGACTACGAAACTCCAGAAAACAGATTTTCTATCGTCATCCCATTTCGAAATGAAGCCGAAAATCTACCCGAATTACTTGAAAGTTTATTATTGCTGAATTATCCTTTAGAGCTTTTTGAAATTTTTTTGGTGAATGACGATTCTGCAGATGATTCCGAAAAAATTATTTCTGAATTTATCGAAAAGCAACCGCAATTTGATCTAAAAGTTATACAAAACAGTCGTAGTTCTAATTCCCCAAAAAAGGATGCGATAAAAACCGCTATCGAAATTTCTAAATTTGACTATATTCTTACCACCGATGCTGATTGTAAAATACCCCAAAACTGGTTACAAAGTTTTAATACTGAAATTATAAAAAGTAATCCAGCCATGATTGCTGCGCCGGTTACTATTGAAGTCAACACCCCCAAATTTGGTACTGCTTTCGAAGCTCTCGACTTTTTAAGTCTGCAAATTTCCGGGGCCGGGGCATTCGGACTTAATAGGGCATTTATGGCCAATGGCGCTAATCTTTGTTATAAAAAAGAAGTCTTTTTTAACCAAAATGGATTCGATGGAAATTCAGATATTGCCAGTGGTGACGATGTATTTTTACTCCAAAAATTTATAAAGCAACAATTAAAAGTTACTTTTCTTAAAGATAAATTTGTGGTGGTGACCACAAAACCGCTGAATAATTTTAAAAAAATGGTGCAGCAAAGGATTCGCTGGGCTTCAAAAACCTCGGCTTACACCAGTAATTTTGCTAAACTTATCGGCATAATTGTATTTATCATGAATCTGGCTTTTAGTTTAAGTTTACTTTTGGGTATTTTTAAACTGTTTCCTTTTCCATATTTTATGATCCTTTTTTTAGTAAAATTCAATGTAGACTTTGTTTTGCTATATAATGCAAGCCAGTTCTTTAAACAGGAGTCGTTAATGCGACATTATATGATAAGCAGTGTATTGCATCCTTTTTTTTCAGTTTATGTAGCATTTCTTTCGCTTTTCGGTGGTTATCAATGGAAAGGAAGAACGTTTAAGAGGTGA
- a CDS encoding metal-dependent hydrolase has product MDSLTQIVLGASVGEVVLGRKVGNKAMLYGAIAGTIPDLDVIASNFTDTITANEIHRGFTHSIFFALIFAPIFGWIISKIERKADVDWKEWSKLMFWGLFTHPLLDMFTTWGTQLFWPADIRLAFKTIFVIDPFYTLPFLFFTVLAAFRSKDSISRRKLNYMGLQLSCFYLLCITIPLKLYTFYEFKDALKEQNLSYYEIETKPTPFNTILWTANVATEKSYLVGTYSILDDQPIEFRRYPKNYHLLGDIEKYPNFARLVKISKGWYTITERDGDLYFNDLRFGTIDPTGNDSRFVFSYKLEVKNGELTATEVKKDYGDASRMMKGLFERIRGN; this is encoded by the coding sequence ATGGATTCATTAACCCAGATTGTGTTAGGAGCTTCGGTAGGCGAAGTGGTTTTAGGTAGAAAAGTAGGAAACAAAGCAATGCTCTATGGGGCGATTGCAGGGACTATTCCAGATTTGGATGTGATTGCCAGTAATTTTACAGACACCATTACGGCAAACGAAATCCACCGGGGATTTACGCATTCTATCTTTTTTGCGCTGATTTTTGCACCCATTTTCGGATGGATCATTTCTAAAATTGAAAGAAAAGCTGATGTCGATTGGAAAGAATGGTCTAAACTAATGTTTTGGGGGCTCTTTACGCACCCCCTTCTTGATATGTTTACCACCTGGGGAACGCAGCTTTTTTGGCCGGCGGATATTCGTTTGGCTTTTAAAACGATTTTTGTGATCGACCCTTTTTATACACTTCCGTTTTTATTTTTCACGGTATTGGCGGCTTTTCGGTCTAAAGATTCCATCAGCCGAAGAAAACTGAACTATATGGGGTTACAGCTAAGTTGTTTTTACCTTCTTTGTATTACGATTCCTTTAAAGCTTTATACTTTTTATGAATTTAAAGATGCTTTAAAAGAACAAAACCTTTCGTATTACGAAATAGAAACGAAACCTACGCCGTTTAATACGATTCTCTGGACAGCGAATGTCGCTACCGAGAAATCTTATTTGGTAGGAACTTATTCGATATTAGATGACCAACCCATAGAGTTTCGTCGCTATCCTAAGAATTATCACTTATTAGGCGATATTGAAAAATACCCAAATTTCGCCCGACTCGTAAAAATATCGAAAGGTTGGTATACTATTACTGAAAGGGATGGCGATCTATACTTTAATGATTTGCGCTTTGGAACGATAGATCCCACCGGAAATGATTCCCGGTTTGTGTTTAGCTATAAACTTGAAGTGAAAAATGGCGAACTTACCGCTACCGAAGTTAAAAAAGATTACGGGGATGCTTCTAGAATGATGAAAGGATTGTTTGAAAGAATTAGAGGGAACTAG
- a CDS encoding cyclase family protein, producing MLAQIQYEGESFAIDFSKPIDISLSLRGDDKNPIAWYLDSPKITPFRDGDFIGKVSEGASVNFNNIQFNPHAHGTHTECVGHISKEFFSINQSLKNFFFKVKLISVSPELQSEDQVISVAKLKEQIKDSCPEALVIRTLPNYIEKRSKKYSHTNWPYLSEEAMLFIRQLNIKHLLIDLPSVDKEKDEGKLLAHKAFWNYPKNTRFEATITELIYVPNHVSDGDYFLNLQIASFENDAAPSKPVLYKIQ from the coding sequence ATGCTTGCACAAATTCAGTATGAAGGAGAAAGTTTTGCGATCGATTTTTCAAAACCTATCGATATATCGCTGAGTTTGCGTGGGGACGATAAAAACCCGATTGCATGGTATTTGGATTCACCTAAAATTACGCCTTTTAGAGATGGTGATTTTATAGGGAAAGTTTCAGAAGGGGCTTCGGTGAATTTTAATAATATTCAGTTTAATCCACATGCACATGGTACGCATACCGAATGTGTTGGACATATCAGTAAAGAGTTTTTCAGTATAAACCAAAGCCTAAAAAACTTCTTTTTTAAAGTAAAATTGATCTCTGTAAGTCCAGAACTTCAAAGTGAGGATCAGGTGATTTCCGTAGCAAAACTAAAAGAGCAAATTAAAGATTCCTGTCCAGAGGCCTTAGTGATAAGAACACTGCCAAATTATATCGAAAAACGAAGCAAGAAATATTCGCATACCAACTGGCCATATTTATCTGAAGAAGCCATGCTTTTTATACGGCAATTAAATATAAAGCATCTATTGATCGATCTGCCATCGGTAGATAAAGAAAAAGATGAAGGAAAATTACTAGCACATAAAGCCTTTTGGAACTATCCTAAAAATACCCGTTTTGAGGCTACGATTACAGAGCTGATTTATGTTCCTAATCATGTGTCTGACGGGGATTATTTTCTGAATTTGCAAATTGCTTCGTTCGAAAATGATGCCGCGCCTTCTAAGCCTGTGTTGTATAAAATTCAGTAA
- a CDS encoding DUF4230 domain-containing protein — MELLFIGLAAGAIAAYFIFTAFNRDRSKVKTKEQSVVLMEKIRSVCKFITVEGDFSEIYHYENLKEKYISLIFGKKKAIILINAKAHVGFDLSKIKMESDNEKKQIILTNFPEPELLTVETDFKYYDKREGWANPFTTSDLTDINRDAKKHIVDKIPESPLFEQARKDALNTVLLMENIVQTIGWKLDYSALILEEDEQKKIEKK; from the coding sequence ATGGAATTACTTTTTATTGGGCTGGCAGCAGGTGCCATTGCAGCGTACTTTATTTTTACGGCGTTTAACAGAGATCGTTCTAAGGTAAAAACCAAAGAACAATCTGTGGTATTAATGGAAAAAATTAGGAGTGTTTGTAAGTTTATAACGGTGGAAGGCGATTTTTCTGAAATCTATCATTATGAAAATCTAAAGGAAAAATATATAAGTCTTATTTTCGGAAAAAAGAAAGCAATTATTTTGATTAACGCGAAGGCACATGTTGGCTTCGATCTTAGTAAAATTAAGATGGAAAGTGACAACGAGAAAAAGCAGATTATCCTTACCAATTTTCCAGAACCTGAATTGCTTACTGTAGAAACCGATTTTAAATATTATGATAAGCGCGAAGGCTGGGCCAATCCTTTTACAACTTCAGATTTAACGGATATAAATCGTGATGCAAAAAAACATATAGTAGATAAAATTCCAGAATCTCCATTATTTGAACAGGCAAGAAAAGATGCTTTAAATACGGTGTTGTTAATGGAAAATATTGTACAAACCATAGGTTGGAAACTGGATTATTCGGCCTTGATTTTAGAGGAAGACGAGCAAAAAAAGATCGAAAAGAAATAA
- a CDS encoding MutS-related protein — protein MAQHINFYKKQIEIHQHAADKLAKKLLASSLLRLAVFLVICLLVYVFWGNTQVIISSIIGGIALFVFLVSRHSDLKYKSDKQKAIIKLNQTEIDVMQSRQFQDLPDGSEFEVPNHDYAQDIDLFGRGSFFQYLNRTALYEGTKKLVGILLANDIESIQQKQEAVQELAEKVKWRQEFSATASLVKTTESSTTIVNWFKEYKRFVPRFIKWLSPVFSILSIAMIIGYVLGFVSEFQLLLWLIVGILITGIYLKKINLLSGSVSKIQDTFHQYHQLLGMLENEEFSSEIMAAKKQAIRTESKKASQIFREFSKAIDALDQRNNMLFGIFGNGFLLWDLRQSLKLENWIATYGLQVENWFGVIEITDAYNSLGNFRFNHPEYSFPKINPVEKGISATQLAHPLLHPQKRVANDFHIDDKEFFIVTGANMAGKSTFLRTVSLQIVMSNIGLPVCAENCQYTPIKLITSMRTSDSLNDDESYFFSELKRLKYIVNRIQQDRYFIILDEILKGTNSTDKANGSKKFVRKLVRSHSTGIIATHDLSLCEITAELPQVKNHYFDAEIINDELHFDYRFKNGICQNMNASFLLRKMEIVDE, from the coding sequence ATGGCACAACACATCAACTTTTATAAAAAACAGATTGAAATTCATCAACATGCAGCTGATAAACTCGCTAAAAAATTGCTAGCCTCCAGTTTACTGCGTTTGGCAGTATTTTTAGTGATTTGTTTATTGGTGTATGTTTTTTGGGGCAATACCCAGGTTATCATCTCTTCGATTATTGGCGGGATCGCGCTTTTTGTTTTTCTGGTGTCCAGGCACAGCGATCTTAAGTACAAAAGCGATAAGCAAAAAGCGATAATTAAGTTGAATCAAACCGAAATTGATGTGATGCAATCGCGGCAATTTCAAGATTTGCCTGATGGCAGTGAGTTTGAAGTTCCCAATCATGATTATGCACAGGATATAGATCTATTTGGGAGAGGTTCCTTTTTCCAGTATTTAAACAGAACGGCACTTTACGAAGGCACCAAAAAGCTGGTGGGCATTTTATTGGCAAATGATATTGAAAGTATCCAGCAAAAACAGGAAGCAGTACAAGAACTGGCTGAAAAAGTTAAATGGCGACAAGAATTTAGTGCCACGGCAAGTTTGGTGAAAACAACCGAATCTTCTACTACCATTGTAAACTGGTTTAAAGAATATAAACGTTTTGTTCCCAGATTTATAAAGTGGCTTTCTCCGGTGTTTTCTATTTTATCCATTGCCATGATTATTGGCTATGTACTTGGTTTTGTAAGTGAATTTCAGTTATTATTATGGTTAATTGTTGGAATTTTAATTACAGGAATTTACCTGAAAAAGATTAATCTACTTTCGGGTAGTGTTTCTAAAATTCAGGATACATTTCACCAATATCATCAGTTGCTGGGAATGCTGGAAAATGAGGAATTTTCTTCAGAAATAATGGCAGCCAAAAAACAGGCAATTAGAACGGAGAGTAAAAAAGCATCACAAATTTTTAGGGAATTTTCAAAGGCTATCGATGCTTTGGATCAGCGTAATAATATGTTGTTCGGGATTTTCGGGAATGGATTTTTACTTTGGGATCTGCGGCAGTCCTTAAAACTGGAAAATTGGATTGCAACTTATGGACTTCAGGTTGAAAACTGGTTTGGAGTAATCGAAATTACCGATGCTTATAATTCTTTGGGGAATTTTAGGTTTAATCATCCAGAGTACAGCTTTCCGAAGATAAATCCTGTAGAAAAAGGAATTTCAGCAACGCAATTAGCACATCCATTACTTCATCCACAAAAACGTGTGGCTAATGATTTTCATATCGATGACAAAGAATTTTTTATTGTTACGGGAGCAAACATGGCCGGGAAGAGTACGTTTTTAAGAACGGTTTCTCTGCAAATTGTAATGAGTAATATTGGTTTGCCTGTATGTGCTGAAAATTGCCAGTATACTCCTATAAAATTAATTACCAGTATGAGAACCAGCGATTCGCTAAACGATGACGAATCGTATTTCTTTTCTGAATTAAAACGACTTAAATATATCGTAAATCGTATACAACAAGACCGATATTTTATAATTTTAGACGAAATTCTAAAAGGAACAAACAGTACCGATAAAGCTAATGGTTCTAAAAAGTTTGTTCGTAAGCTGGTACGTTCGCATTCTACAGGTATTATCGCTACCCACGATTTGAGCCTTTGCGAAATTACCGCAGAATTACCTCAGGTAAAAAACCACTATTTTGACGCAGAAATTATAAATGACGAACTTCATTTTGATTATCGCTTTAAGAACGGAATTTGCCAAAATATGAATGCTTCGTTTTTATTGCGAAAAATGGAGATTGTAGACGAATAG
- a CDS encoding ZIP family metal transporter — MLTSLILYSGFSGITVFLGGLLANFFNHHIKESPVKYEITHFFMSFGSGIILSAIALVLIPTGMERLSLSGMTFSFVLGTILFLFIDRYLAKKGGQTATLLAMMMDFVPEAIALGAVFAIDPSMATLLAVFIGLQNLPEAFNSFRDMVQSGYSVTKSLVIFFFLSFCGIFGALLGHFVLSDFPNLTAHLMTFASGGILYLLIQEIIPESKLDKNYIASLGASLGFLIGIIGEKLI, encoded by the coding sequence ATGTTAACTAGCTTAATTCTTTACTCAGGCTTTTCAGGAATTACCGTTTTTTTAGGCGGTCTCTTGGCTAATTTTTTTAATCATCACATTAAGGAGTCTCCGGTAAAATACGAGATTACTCATTTTTTTATGTCTTTTGGTTCAGGAATTATTTTATCTGCTATTGCATTGGTTTTAATTCCAACGGGGATGGAACGATTGAGCCTGTCCGGTATGACTTTTTCTTTTGTACTTGGTACAATACTTTTTTTATTTATAGATAGATATTTGGCGAAAAAAGGAGGTCAAACTGCTACACTTTTAGCGATGATGATGGATTTTGTTCCCGAGGCCATTGCTCTGGGTGCTGTTTTTGCTATTGATCCTAGTATGGCCACATTACTTGCGGTTTTTATAGGTCTGCAAAATTTACCTGAAGCTTTTAACTCTTTTCGTGATATGGTGCAAAGCGGTTATTCTGTAACAAAGAGCTTGGTGATCTTTTTCTTTTTAAGTTTTTGCGGGATTTTTGGTGCGCTTTTGGGGCATTTTGTATTAAGTGATTTTCCTAATCTCACTGCGCACTTAATGACCTTTGCCAGTGGTGGAATTCTTTATTTATTAATTCAGGAAATTATACCAGAAAGTAAACTAGATAAGAATTATATCGCTTCTTTAGGAGCAAGTTTGGGTTTTTTAATAGGAATTATTGGTGAAAAATTAATTTAA
- a CDS encoding YciI-like protein — protein MNYYILTYHLVDSYLEERGKYREEHLGMAKKAQEAGEIIMAGALDNPADKAVFIFKSESEETAKHFAENDPYYKNGLIKQYSVRKWNVVIGSE, from the coding sequence ATGAATTATTACATCTTAACCTATCATCTGGTGGATTCTTATTTAGAAGAACGAGGAAAATATCGCGAAGAACATTTAGGAATGGCAAAAAAAGCCCAGGAAGCCGGAGAAATTATAATGGCAGGTGCGTTAGATAATCCTGCTGATAAAGCTGTTTTTATCTTTAAATCTGAATCTGAAGAAACCGCCAAGCATTTTGCTGAAAATGACCCATATTATAAAAACGGTCTCATCAAGCAATATTCGGTAAGAAAATGGAATGTGGTTATTGGTAGTGAGTAG
- a CDS encoding tetratricopeptide repeat protein → MRLNITVFFVFVSLSIYAQSNTKIADSLYAVGKYEEAVLLMEKEDTSSVKILKDLAKYYKANSEEKKALKTYRKILDLDSNRVITALNYGETLLSLNQLKEADSLYKKISLRFPENAQFYYSRGLANERLGNDSIALDLYKKTHKYDQFHQNALYKLSKKSLRNKEYQQALAYTAMGLAKNENNVSLLSITAQTYSAMAVFYEAIPHYEKIIKLGQGSEFIHTKLAYAYYKDGNFDQAIENYKEALLYEPGNSSTHFLLGKMYALTKDYQNSEQHLLMAIKIKDQPMDAEYFSLALTYKYLEAYKKAFDWFQKTLKENPDHTRALYERAVAADNYFKDVDTRINYYQTFWDKYYGEDSNYLAKDMLYLTKNRISDLKEKKHMAKDKLDKANSKDSLAEVENDSTNLANQKK, encoded by the coding sequence ATGCGTTTAAATATTACTGTTTTTTTTGTTTTTGTAAGTCTTTCGATTTACGCACAGTCCAATACAAAAATTGCCGATAGTTTATATGCCGTAGGCAAGTATGAGGAAGCGGTTTTGTTAATGGAAAAAGAAGATACTTCTTCAGTAAAAATTTTAAAAGATCTGGCTAAATATTACAAAGCCAATAGTGAAGAGAAAAAAGCGTTAAAAACCTATAGGAAAATCCTTGATTTGGATTCGAACCGAGTAATTACGGCTTTAAATTATGGGGAAACACTTTTAAGTCTAAATCAATTAAAGGAGGCTGATAGTTTATATAAAAAAATAAGCCTTCGTTTTCCTGAGAATGCGCAATTCTATTATTCAAGAGGTTTGGCAAACGAGCGATTGGGGAATGATAGCATTGCTTTAGACTTATATAAAAAAACTCATAAATATGACCAGTTTCACCAAAATGCCTTATATAAACTATCCAAAAAAAGTCTTAGGAATAAGGAGTATCAGCAGGCATTAGCTTATACAGCAATGGGGCTGGCAAAAAACGAAAATAATGTATCATTACTTTCAATAACGGCGCAAACCTATTCGGCAATGGCCGTCTTTTACGAGGCTATTCCGCATTACGAGAAGATCATTAAATTAGGGCAGGGTAGCGAGTTTATTCATACTAAATTGGCATACGCCTATTATAAAGATGGTAATTTTGATCAGGCCATTGAAAATTATAAAGAAGCCTTATTATATGAGCCGGGAAACTCTTCTACGCACTTTTTACTAGGAAAAATGTATGCATTAACGAAAGATTATCAGAATTCCGAACAACATTTATTAATGGCTATCAAAATCAAAGATCAGCCTATGGATGCCGAGTATTTTTCCCTGGCCCTAACTTATAAGTACCTGGAAGCGTATAAAAAAGCATTCGATTGGTTTCAAAAAACCTTAAAAGAAAATCCAGATCATACCCGAGCGCTTTATGAGCGTGCGGTCGCGGCCGATAATTATTTTAAAGATGTGGATACCCGAATAAATTATTATCAGACCTTTTGGGATAAATATTACGGAGAAGATTCCAACTATTTAGCTAAAGATATGCTATATCTTACTAAAAACAGAATCAGCGATTTAAAAGAAAAAAAGCATATGGCAAAAGATAAACTGGATAAAGCGAATTCAAAAGATTCTTTAGCAGAAGTTGAAAATGATTCTACAAACCTGGCAAACCAGAAAAAATAG